From the Deinococcus gobiensis I-0 genome, the window TGGCGTGCGGGCAGGAAGATGCCGGGCATCCCGTCGATGAGGTCGTAGAAGTCCTCGCGCGACGCCGCCTCGCGCAGCGCTTCGGACACCACCGGCACGATCTGCTCGCCGTCTCCGATGACGATGATGTCGGCGAAGGGGGTCAGCGGGTAGGGGTTGGAACTCGTGAGCGGCCCGCCGATCATGACCACCGGGTCGCTGTCGCTGCGTTCCCCCCGCAGCGGGGCCATGCCCGCCACGTCCAGCATGCGGATGATGTTGGTGAGGTCGAGCTCGAAGCTCACGCTCATGGCGAACAGCTGGCAGTCGGCCGCCGCGCGCCCCGACTCGACGGTGGGCAGGGTCTGGCCCGTGCGCTCGAAGGCGTCCACGTCGTCGGGCAGGAAGGCGCGCTCGCAGGCGACGCCCTCTTCCTGGTTGAACATGCGGTAGATGACCTGATAGCCCAGCGAGGCCATGCCCACGCCGTAGCGGTTGGGGAAGGCCAGCGTCACGCGGATGGGGGCCTGCTTGAACAGGGTGCCCTGTTCGGCGTCGAGCAGCGGCTTAAGCGTGTTTCTCCAGTAACTCAAAAGTCCTCCGGCCGCGCGCTTCTCCGGCCGGAACTTTCCCCGGCGCCCTGCGCGTCACAGCCTCTCAGTATACCGCCGCGCCGTGTGTGGACTGCGGCGCAGCTTACCCGCCCGGACGTGCAGAGGCGAAGCTCTTGGAAGTGTGATGGGCTGGACCCGGCTCCGGCGCGCACCTGCCGCCCCAGCGTGCCTGCCGTCTCGTCCATCCGTTGCGCCCGGCCCGGACCGGCCCAGGAGTTCGGGGAGGGGGTGGCCGGGGCACCGTGGGCCTGGGGGCTGTAGCGGGCGTGGGCGCTCAGGCCTCTGCGGGCAGCACCAGCACGGCGCGGAAGTCGTTGACGTTCGTGCGGGTCGGGCCGGTCATGAGCAGGTCGCCCAGCGCCGCGAAGTAGCTGTAGCTGTCGTGCGCGGCGAGGTCGGCGTGGGGGTCGCGCCCGGCGGCCCGTCCCCGCGCCAGGGTCGTGGGGGTCACGGTGGCCCCGGCAGCATCCTCGGTGCCGTCGATGCCGTCGGTGTCGCCCGCCAGCGCCCAGATGCCCGGTGCACCGCCCAGCGCGGTCGCCAGCCCCAGCAGGAACTCGGTGTTGCGGCCTCCCCGGCCGTGTGCGCCGCCCGCACCGAGTGTCACGGTGGTTTCGCCCCCCGAGAGGAGCACGGCCGGGGCCGGCAGCGGGTGGCCATGCCGCTGGACCCCCAGCGCGATCCCCGCCATGACCCGTCCGGCCTCGCGGCTCTCGCCCTCGATGGCGTCCCCCAGGATCAGGGGGGTCAGGCCCGCCGCCCGCGCCGCGTCGGCCGCCGCCTCCAGCGCCAGGATCGGCGCGGCGATCAGCCGCACCTCGTCGGGACCGGCGGGGCTGTCCGGAATGGGGAGGCGGGGCGGGGCACGGTCCAGCCGTTCCCGGACAGCGGGGGAAAGGGGCAGACCGTAGCGGGCGACCAGCTCACGGGCCTGGGCCGGTGAAGTGCGGCCAGGCACGGTCGGCCCGGAGGCGATGAGGGCCGGGTCGTCGCCGGGCACGTCGCTGACGAGCAGGGTCAGCATCCGTGCGGGCCGCGCCGCGCGCAGCAGTTCCCCGCCCTTGATGGCCGAGAGCTGGGCGCGCACCGCGTTGATCTCCCGGATGCTGGCCCCGCTGGCCAGCAGGGCCCGGATCACCGCCTGCTTGTCCTCCAGCCGCAGGCCGGCGGCCGGCAGGGCCGCGAGCGCCGACCCGCCCCCCGAAATCAGCGCGACCACGAGGTCGTCGGCACTCAGGCCGCGCACCGTTGCCAGCAGCCGCCGGGCCGCGGCCTCACTCCGCGCGTCGGGAACCGGGTGGGCCGCCTCCAGCACCTCGATACGTCCATCGGCCGCCCCCGGCAGCGCGTGGCCGTCGCGCGTCACGACCACGCCGCGCAGGTCCGCGCCCGGCCACGCGGCGTCCAGCGCCGCCGCCATCGCGGCTGACGCCTTGCCTGCCCCCACGACCACCACCCGACCGTCCGGCGGCGGGGGCAGGTGGGCGGCGAGCACCTGCCCCGGGTCGGCGCTGCGGCAGGCGGCCGCGAACAGCCCCCGCAGCGCTTCGCGGGCGAGGTCGTCGGTCCAGGGGACGGCGTGGGACACAGGGCCGGGCCTCAGCGCGCGGGCCAGTGGCGCAGGCGGTTGCGCTGCCAGTAGGTCACGAAGGCGTCGATCTGCTCCATGAAGGCCTGGAACGTCTCGGACTTGATGAGGTACGAGCTGGCGTGCAGCGTGTAGGCCTCCCGCACGTCCTCCGGATGGTCGGAGGTCGTGAGCATGACCACCGGGATGTGCGCGAGCGCTCCGTCGTCCTTGATGGCCCGCAGCAGCTCGAAACCGCTCATGCCCGGCATGTTGATGTCCAGCAGGACCACGTCGGGCAGATAGGCCGCCTCGGCGTGGCGGCGCAGGTACTCCAGGGCGTCGGGGCCACTCTGACAGGTGACGAGTTCCACATGCCCCTGATGCTCCTGAAAGACTTCCCGCGCCAGGAAAATATCCTCGGGGTTGTCGTCCACCAGCAGCACCCGCAAAAGCTTCATCACACCTTAATTCTACAGGGTCGCCCCGGCGCAGGCATGAGCAGATGCGGGTGGCGGGCCCGTCAGGACAGCGTGGCGGCGGGCGGGCGGGCGAACATGCAGCGGCTCCAGAAGTTGACCAGGGCGTCGATCTGCTTCTGGAATTCCCCGAAACTCGGGGCCTTGGGCAGGTAGCCGCAGGCGCGCAGGGCGTAGGCCTCGGCGATCTGCTGCGGCGGGGCGGCGACCGACATCACGACGACCGGAATGTGGCGCAGCGCGGGCTGCTCCTTGAGCGAGCGCAGCCAGTCCAGGCCGCTGAGGCCGGGCAGGTTCACGTCGGCCAGGATGAGGTCGGGCAGGTCGCCCGCCGCCCCGGCCAGCCACGCCATCGCGCCGCGCGCGTCCGAGAAGGTGGTCAGGCGGACGGCCTCCGAGTGGACCGAGAACGCCTCCTGCGCCAGCAGGAGTTCGCCCGGACTGTCGTCAACCAAAAGAATATGCACGCCGCCCATCCTCCCCAGCATACGCGCCTACCACCCGCACGCGCCACATCCGGCCCACTGCACGCGGACCGGGTCTCAGCCGGGCTGGTGGTTGCGGTGCAGCAGACGGTTTTGCTGCCAGTAGCTCACGAAGCTGTCGACCTGCCCCATGAAGTCGGGGAAGCTCTCGGACTTCACGAGGTACGAGTTGGCGTGCAGGGTATAGGCCTGTTCGACGTCGCCCGGATGCGCCGAGGTCGTGAGCATGACCACCGGAATGTGCAGCAGCACGTCGTCGCGCTTGATCTTTTCGAGCAGCTCGAAGCCGGTCATGCCCGGCATGCTGATGTCGAGCAGGATCACGTCGGGCAGGCGGCCCTCGTGATGCTGGAGGTAGTTCAGCGCCTCCGCGCCGCGCTGGAAGG encodes:
- a CDS encoding glycerate kinase type-2 family protein; this translates as MSHAVPWTDDLAREALRGLFAAACRSADPGQVLAAHLPPPPDGRVVVVGAGKASAAMAAALDAAWPGADLRGVVVTRDGHALPGAADGRIEVLEAAHPVPDARSEAAARRLLATVRGLSADDLVVALISGGGSALAALPAAGLRLEDKQAVIRALLASGASIREINAVRAQLSAIKGGELLRAARPARMLTLLVSDVPGDDPALIASGPTVPGRTSPAQARELVARYGLPLSPAVRERLDRAPPRLPIPDSPAGPDEVRLIAAPILALEAAADAARAAGLTPLILGDAIEGESREAGRVMAGIALGVQRHGHPLPAPAVLLSGGETTVTLGAGGAHGRGGRNTEFLLGLATALGGAPGIWALAGDTDGIDGTEDAAGATVTPTTLARGRAAGRDPHADLAAHDSYSYFAALGDLLMTGPTRTNVNDFRAVLVLPAEA
- a CDS encoding response regulator translates to MKLLRVLLVDDNPEDIFLAREVFQEHQGHVELVTCQSGPDALEYLRRHAEAAYLPDVVLLDINMPGMSGFELLRAIKDDGALAHIPVVMLTTSDHPEDVREAYTLHASSYLIKSETFQAFMEQIDAFVTYWQRNRLRHWPAR
- a CDS encoding response regulator, translated to MHILLVDDSPGELLLAQEAFSVHSEAVRLTTFSDARGAMAWLAGAAGDLPDLILADVNLPGLSGLDWLRSLKEQPALRHIPVVVMSVAAPPQQIAEAYALRACGYLPKAPSFGEFQKQIDALVNFWSRCMFARPPAATLS
- a CDS encoding response regulator, yielding MTALRVLLVDDNPADLLLAQEVFQDHPDVQLTTFQRGAEALNYLQHHEGRLPDVILLDISMPGMTGFELLEKIKRDDVLLHIPVVMLTTSAHPGDVEQAYTLHANSYLVKSESFPDFMGQVDSFVSYWQQNRLLHRNHQPG